The Henckelia pumila isolate YLH828 chromosome 2, ASM3356847v2, whole genome shotgun sequence genome includes a window with the following:
- the LOC140882140 gene encoding NADPH:quinone oxidoreductase-like → MALRASSMAAISSTPPLVKVAALSGSVRKVSFNRGLIRAAIEISKSINGLEIEHVDISPLPFLNTDLEVNGTYPPVVEAFRQKILDADCYLFASPEYNYSVTAPLKNAIDWGSRPPNVWADKAAAIVSGGGGWGGGRSQYHLRQIGVFLNIHFINKPEFFVNVFQPPAKFDSEGNLIDDSTKERLKEVLLSLYAFSLRLQGKSA, encoded by the exons ATGGCACTGCGAGCTTCTTCAATGGCAGCCATTTCTTCTACTCCGCCGTTAGTGAAAGTCGCAGCTCTAAGCGGTTCTGTCCGCAAAGTTTCCTTCAATCGAGGCCTTATACGCGCTG CTATCGAGATATCAAAATCAATTAACGGTTTGGAGATAGAACATGTGGACATATCGCCATTACCATTCCTCAACACCGATCTTGAGGTAAATGGGACTTACCCACCAGTTGTTGAGGCTTTCCGGCAGAAGATTCTTGATGCTGATTGCTATCTTTTTGCCTCTCCTGAGTACAACTACTCCGTCACTG CACCTCTAAAAAATGCCATTGATTGGGGATCCAGGCCACCAAATGTATGGGCTGATAAAGCGGCGGCGATAGTCAGCGGAGGTGGAGGTTGGGGTGGGGGCCGTTCACAATATCATCTTCGTCAAATCGGTGTGTTTCTTAACATTCATTTCATCAACAAACCAGAGTTTTTTGTTAACGTATTCCAGCCTCCTGCAAAGTTTGACAGTGAAGGCAACTTGATTGATGATTCAACCAAAGAGAGGTTGAAAGAGGTTCTCTTATCACTATATGCATTTTCATTGCGGCTCCAGGGTAAATCTGCATAG